Sequence from the Rhinolophus ferrumequinum isolate MPI-CBG mRhiFer1 chromosome 19, mRhiFer1_v1.p, whole genome shotgun sequence genome:
AATAATACAGCAATATATGCAAAAGAGGTTTGCGTGGCTACTCTGTACAAACCAGGTCAGAATCTCCATGGCTCTGGGTTTAGTGTCGTTGCTtggaattaatgttttaaaatgcacagctctagtttataaaagaaatttggttcttctttatatttattaaatttttgtttccattgtatTTAATGgtctctggagaaaaaaatatattgtggcTCAagactttctgttttctgaaataagTTTTGCATAACAGTTAAACTTCCATGTGACAATATGAATTAAAGTGAACTTCAATAGCTACTGGTCACGTCAGGGCCTCCTtggggctgggccctgggaatGCAGAGGAGCAAGTTGGGGACAGCTGCCTGGACTGAGCCACGTGCATTTTCCAGACCCCAAAGTTGACCCCGAAGACTGTTACCTTAGCAGGGCCTTGAGCCCCGTACACCGGAAGTCATAGGACACCGAATACATCTCATACATGGTGGCCTTCACATTGAGGCAGCCGATGACATCTTTGGGACTCAGCTTGTACAAGTCAAAGGTGACTCTTGCTATTCCTGATTTCTTTGGCTGCTGGCGAGTGGGGACGTAGGTACTACTCTAGAACAGTGAagggaagaagagacttgaggaTTACCCCTTGTATGACATGCAAATCCTGTAATTCTGGTTCTATTTAGTTTTGACTGTCAGTTTAAAATCTGTTAGTGACTAAGCTGCTAATTATTTGAGGAGTGTTTTTACCAGAACAATATGCTTATGCTGCTATCATGTCGAAACCCCTAAGAAAGTATCCTTTTTAAATCTACACTGAGTTTAGTTACTCGGGATGACTGATTCAGCTTCAGAGCTTGGGTTTCAGGACCCAATGATCAATAAATGGTTGTGCTGTTGACACATGGTATTAAGAGGCACTCACACTTGTCACTGAGGGCAACCATGGTGACTTGATTGACATGGACGGTCTTATGACTATGACACAGTCTGCTTAAAGAGAAGCAGGCAGCGATGTTTCCCTTTTACAAGAGATTTCTGGGCAGAAAGCTTCAGAATCACATGGTTACAGTAAGGGGCAATATGAGAATTTTCCCAGGACTTTGGATGAAAGCTGACTTCTTGGGGGCACTGAAAGCTGTTTGGTTACAATATCCACTCTCAGTCTACCTGTAACATCACAGACTCTTCAAGTTGGGAGGAGAAAGTCAGAGACCTTTATAAACAGCACTGTAATATAATTTTCCACATTAAAGctttgaagaaataagaagagagaagagctgTCCCAGAGTACAAATGCTGGGCCCAGGGGCTAATTATCCTAGGGTTTGCTTAACACAGACCTTACAGTATTCAAGATTCAAATTTACATAAATCAATAGATACAAAATCTCACAAACCTCTGGAGTTGGGAGCAGCCGAGGCTATGAGTGTTAAATTCATAACGACAGTAATCTACTATCTATTGAAGTTAAAACATAAATTCTCCAAAAAGTAACCAAACCCTGGagcctctcttctttccccaccCACAGAACATAATGCCACGAGAACTTCTGGTCATCGCCCATTGTTTAATGCACAAGAGGTCCTGCTTCTTCACTTTAGGGGCACAAACTCTCCATCATttaggaaacattatttttaaaaatcaagattgcAGAATTAAAAGGGGTTTTCACCTATAATTCTACTACAACTCTTTTTTGTTGCCTCTTGTTCCTTTCTGCCATGTGAAAGTTTTATCTTACTTTCTTGAAATGTCTTCCTTGAGTCTTGATCTTAAATCAAAATCAAGATGCGCTCACACAGCTATTCTGCTTGTGACCTAACACAAGGCGTATGGCGTTTTATAACTTGCTAAGGAAGAAGGCAATGATTGCCTCTCTGTCCTCTTTCTGAAAGTGCTTTAAGGAGCTACTTCCTCACAGGCTTTCAGGCATTTAGACTGAAGAAGGGAGACCCCTGGTGGCTGTTTCTTGGCTGGACGTTCTCATCCAAGTCAAAATTTGCCTCACTGGTAAAAACACCTCCAAGTTGGGTAGAATCTATAATCAGCTGTGAGGTGTCCATTTCCATCCTGAAGGAAGATGGTTGAAAAGTGGAAGACAAGACTCCAACCCAAACTCACATGTCACCCAGGCCGCTAATAGGCTGAGATGGCTTTAGGCCCCTCCTTGAACTGTCACCTCACAGACTTATTTGTACCCTATCAACAGACCTGTACTTCAGCTCAGTATCCCAGCGCCCACCCACTCTGGGGGCTTACACCTGCCACATATTAACCAATTCCCGCTAGTAACTGAGTCTCTCAtacataaacacaaacaaaaactatcCTTCCCATCtgaattagtttcctattgctgctgtaacaaattaccacaaatttagtgacttaaaacagcatAAATTTATGTTCATGCTCTTACAGGTCTGAAAGTTCTGAGTACAAAATGAGCCTGCAGGGCTGGTTCCCTCTGAAAGCTGCAGGGGAGACttggtttccttgccttttcGGGCTTCCAAAGTGGCCCCCAGgccttggctcatggcccttCCTCACAtcatcccttctcttttcttccggCCCTCACGCTGGCCCTCCTGCATCCCTCTTACAAAGGCCCTGTGATCACCTGGCCCGCTGGGTAATCCAGGATCCGCTCCCCATCTCCAGAGCgtaacttaatcatatctgccAAATCCCTTTTGTCACAGAAAGCACCACATCCATAGGTTCCAGGATTAGGACaaggacatctttgggggccattattctgcctacacCTTCCTCAAACAAGAAGCAGTACAGCCCAAGATTGTCTTTTCTTGATTTATCTAATTGACCCCATGGTCTTCCAATCTACTGGCATGATCATGGCTTTaaagatactttattttaaatgttatgctTTTTATAATTGGTCTgtaccttttcttcttttagttagAAAAGTTATGAAGTATTTGCCATATATAGGagtgtacatatatgtaaaaataagaaGCAATGAGATGATGGGTGTACCCACTCTATATAAGACAAAACATCATCACCCTACATGCCTTTCCCAATTATATTCCTCCACCTCCCAGGAGGAAGCCATCTATGTTGTACATcattcccttatttatttttagcatatGTGTATCTTAAACATTATatagataatttatatatatatatatatatatatatatatatatatatatatatatattgaattatctATAAACGGTTAAAtgcagaggttctcaaagtgtagttTGGAGATATCTGGGGGATCCTGAGACCCTTTCAGGGGATTgagaggtcaaaactatttttagttttaagaaGCACTAAGatgcaatttgcttttttgttctcattttctcaCAAGTAGAGGTGTTCTCCACTGTACATTTGGGAAACCTGCATAACTCAAAATCAGtattttctaatgactaatgcatgatgttacaaaatcatcCCTGACAAAAAGATCCATTAATGTACAAGATAGACCAATGGATTCCAATGTAACAGAGGAGGAAAACTTCACAGATGCGCCTTCACATTCCACACTGCAGCTAGCCTTTTTGATACCACCGTttgttgagttttggtgtagtctcaaagaagaatatccttctaacttctttttttcttaatttattggggtgacaattgttagtaaagttacatagatttcagatgtacaaatctgtattacatcatctataaatcccattgtgtgttcaccacccagagtcagttctccttccatcaccatatatttgatcccccttaccctcatctcccaccccccacaccccttaccctttggtaaccactgaactattgtctgtgtctatgagttcttgtttctcatttgtttgtcttgttcttttgttgtttttggtttatatgccacatatcagtgaaatcatatggttctctgctttttctgtctgacttatttcgcttagcattatactctcaagatccatccatgttgtcacaagtgttcctatatcatcttttcttaccaccgaataatattccattgtgtatatataccacaacttctttatccattcatctatcgaaggacattttggttgtttccacgtcttggccaccgtaaacaaagctgcaatgaacattggagcacacgtgtctttatgtgtagatgttttcagatttttttgggtagatacccaggagagggattgctgggtcatatggtaattctattcgtaattttttgaggaacctccacactgccttccatagcggctgcaccagtctgcattcccaccaacagtgaaaaATATCCTCAATCATCTGTAAAGATCATTAAAATACTCTTCCTTTTCCAACTACCTATATATGTGAGGTCATATTTTATTCACACACTTTTATCAAAACAATATATTACAACGGATTGAATATAGAAGAAGATAGGAAAATTTAGCCATCTTCCATTAGGTGAGGCATTagagagatttgcaaaaatccaaaacaatgccactctgcactgaatatttttgttttgaaaatagttcttttttcataaaactatGTGATTTCTATAACTTGTAggggttattatttttaatgaagtaataaatgtttaaaactttctcaattttaattttgaatatggaAAATATCTATAGGttagtttctcaacctcagcactatgacatttggggccagataattcttcactgtgggggctgttctgtgcattgtagagtatttagcagcatctctggtccctacccactagatgccagtagtataCCCCTGTCCTAATTGTAACAATCAAAAAGGTCTTCAGGCATTTCCAAATGTCCCGAGGTGCAAAATCATCCCCAGTCAAAAAATCCTGATCAATGAGTATGGATTCTATTGATATAATCCACACAAAGAGAAGCTATTTGGATTATTAGTTTTGAAGAGTGTAAAGGGAGATCAAAAAGTTTGAGGACCATTTGCTTAATGTGTCATACTGCCATGTTTTCACTCAACATAGTTGATGAGATTTATCCATATAGATAGATGTACTTCATGCATTTTCATAGCAGAAGAGTATTCCATTCAACGAATATACAGTagtgtgtttatgtgtatttaCATAGAAACACATAGCTGGTTATTGTGTgctgggtaaatatctaggaatggACTTGCTTAGTTCAACTCTATGGAATAAAGGTCTGTTGTTTTAAATAGTTGTTGGTGGGAGCGTAAGAGAGTTCATTGCTCCatatcttaaaaaatgaaaataagtcagacagagaaagataagtaccatatgatctcacttatttgcggaatctaaagaaaagaataagtgaatgaactaatcagaaacagttttagagacaaagaggaaaaactgagggatgctagatgggcgggaggggtggggggtgggggggagggtgaggggattggagggcagtcggtgaccacaggatggccacggggtttgaaaattaatctggggaacgtaatttagtggttaccagagggtaagggggttggggggtgggagatgagggtaagggggatcaaatatatggtgatggaaggggaactgaccctgggtggtgaacacacagtgtaatttatggatgatgtgatacagaattgcacacctgaaatctatgtaattttaccaacaattgtcaccccaataaatttaaaaaataaaattaaaaaaaaaatgaaaaaaatttaaagcgcgggcccagtggctcaggtggttggagcgctgtgctcctgaggtcgccggttcgaacAGTTGTGGGCTACCATGAGCAGCCGTGGGCTACCATGAGTGGCAACAAAACAATGGCTCGAACTGGAGTTGgcggagaaggggaaaaaaagaaaaaaattcaaaagcctAACAATAACAAATCTAATGATGGTGTGAAAGAGTATCTTATTGTGGTTCTAACTTGTTTTCCTAGTCAccaatgaggttgagcatttttcctaTGATTTATTGTCCATTCTGCTGATGGCTGTCCctgttttttgcccatttttctatcaGATTGTCTGTTGTTTCCCTTATTGATTTGTGTGAGTTCTTTAAATTGGCCGAATACTTATCCTTTGTCAGGTTATGTTGAAAATACCTCCTCCCCATTTGTGGCTTATTGTTTTACTCCTTTATAGTATCTTTTGATGACAAAATTCTTAATGAAGTtgaatttactatttaaaaaatggtttgtttgttgagtcttgtttaaaaaaataacaccctGAGGATGCCTTTTAGACATACATTAGATCTTCTCAGTCATGCCTCCAacttccatcctgttttccagCTCTCTCTTTTTGTTACAGCGTGGGAACCTTCTTTAGACATGTCTCCAggtcttttattattatctttagtCCTGTCtgagtcttcatttattttaattgctatatttttcatttctacaaattctatttgatttttccAAGTCTATCTAGTTTTTTATTTCCTCGTATTCCTTCTTACTTTAgattactttttatatttctttgaacatttaaaatatacttattgtCTACTGTGTATCTGATGATCCAACATCTGAGGTATTTGCAAGCCTGACTTTGTTATTTCTGCCTGGGACAATGTTCATTCCAAGCCTATTTGCTCCTGCTAGTCACGTGGGGGAACATCAACCCTGGATCTCTGGGGCTGGAGGAAGAGACTATTTGAATAAAGAGAATTCAATGAGTAAACTCCTTCCACTGATGCTTCCTTCCTGAGTCTCTATAAACTAAACTCCCAGCTTGGGTGATTTTAGAATCAACAGTCCCTAAAACTTCATGAGGGCAGCTGTCCCACAGATTCTCAGGAGAGACCTTTAAGATTCTCTACTTTATGTCGGCATCTCTAATCTGAACCCCACTTTCTGTTAGCCCAAGACTTTGTCTCCTGTCCTCCCAGCATCCATCAAAACTGAAGCCCTTAGTTACTGAGGTCAGTGGATGCCCACGGGATGAGATGCCAGCTTCAGTGTTTGCTTTCCTCTATGGATTCTGACTCCCATAAAATTTTTGGCCTTTGGGGATTTCCCTTTCTTAAAGGTCAGTTAGGCATATAAAAAGGTGTTTCAatattttgcttaacatttttAGTGGGAGGattttccagaatatatatatattctatagtTTTCCAGAAATAGAAGCctttatttctatctctttacttttctaaatcacacacacacacacacacacacacacatctaattTCACTGGCTATGTTAGCTTGCCAGCCTCCTGAGGACAGAGACAGTGAATGGTTAACAGGTCATATCTACAGGCTTTAACAGTATCTATAGCTACTCACTGGCCAAAGTTTGTCTCTCAGAATTATTTGCTTTAAATCATACAGCCCAAGTTCACAAAGATGCTACATTTCCTAGAAAGACTTATAAGAATCCCTTTGAGGATAGTAGACCCAGTTATTAGGTGAATATAAAGGACATATTTAGAAACTGGGCAAGTCAACAACAAAGTAGGGAATTCACTTTTGTAGGTAAAAGTCTGCCCAGTAGCTAGGTTTACTTACCGGTGTCCACTTCTGTCCTTTTTCCAAGATCATGAAATGTGTGTTATCTCCCAAGGTCTGAAAGAACTCTTCTGTGTCTACCATGGTGCCATCTTCCTCCAGCACCAAAGTGACCAACCCGCTGGTGATAAGTAGGGCATCCAGAGTCTAGGTTGGCAACACATCAGAGACAGGGAATGAAGCAGGAGATTCCACTTTGACCATTCACAGTCATTGATTACATTATAGTTTCAGAAGAGCTGGCTGATTTTGATTGAATTTTAGTGGTCAAGATATACTTTAATTGGCATCTATGATTCAGTCTTTGCTTGgaaaaagagaagttacaatTTTTAAGAGACCTATCTTCTTCAGAGATTTCAATGACATGAGATAAATCATTACGTTTAATAATATTTACAGTTTCTAAAATTACCTACTTATTTCGACAAATAAAAATCCAGCACATTCGATATTTAAGGAACCTGAGTCTCACATGGTGTATTTGAACGTCTATCCTGCTTCAGAGGCTGCATGCTTGCTGGACACTCGTTTCTCATTTCCATGGGTGTCTCTGTCTAGGTTACGCCTCCATGCGATTCTTATTAGGTGATCTAGGACACTTTTAGATTAAGGACTATTCTTCCTTAGCCTTTATAACAAAAAACAGATTTCTAAAGTCTGTTGCTTCCCCATATTCTCTCTTGTCAAAGAAATAAAGTTACATTCTCAACTGACgactgtttttatgttttttgtttctgtaccTAAATCTTTTATGGTACAGATATGCAatgtttcctttaattctttcattccCCTTTAGCCACTTAGAAAtgcccctcctcacccctcatCCTACCCCCTCCCGACTCTCCAAGGCCAAGACATGGACCTTTCTGTCTCTGCATTGGCTTAGTACTCAAGACCCTGGGCCTTCTGAGAACTGGTGTGAGGCACTGCCGCCCATGGTACCTTGCTCAGGAGCTCCTTCAGACTGCTGGCCATCACTCCCCGCCGGCTGCTTCTGTCATGGTTGGAGACTCGGAAGGGGCGAGCTGAATGCATGAGGGGAGTGAGCAGGACTCTCTTTGTCTGTGATCCCATGAATGTGAGAGGCCTGGAAATggaggagaaaagtaaaaattatatttgacatcactttttaaaaaggtctttaaagaaagttttgaagtacaaagaaataaaacaattttaatatttgcatctaaaagaaagaaattcaatgGTTGGGGATTAAAAAttctatcatccatctatcaaCCTATctacttacctacctacctacctaccaaccTACCTCTATCTCCCAATATccaaggaacaaacaaaaaaatacataaaattaaaatcacaaccATCATTACACCTATTTTATCAGAACATTCAAAGTCCTTGCAGTAACTAGTTGAGAAGAAATGATAAAGacataaaactcagaaaagaaataagaattatatTCTGCAAACATGGgttttaaagctgaaaaatctAAAATGACTTCTAGAGACCATAGAGTAGCTAAGCGGAGTTTAAaaattagacacacacacacatatacacacacgttcCATATTTGTACAATAAGACTAAGCCAGAAATTGAAAAACTAGATATTAATCATTATGgcaataaacaaatttaaaaaattaacttaggATAAATGAGGAACAATAGAATACTATAATAACTGTGGttagaataaaaagaaggaaaataactttggGCCATATGTCACATGACACTTTGAAGTGTTTGAAGTGttccacatttataaaaatttctctattaaaaaaactaacatggaggaaaaaaataacagtagcAAAACCAAATCAAGACTTAATTTTCTGAGTTAAAATCCTCACCACTTGGTTATTAAAGTTTAGTTACCTAGCAGCtataaaaaagcaataaaatgctGATAAGGTGCTTACTACTTTAGAAGatattaaataaacacatattttgctttataaatattaactcacttaatcctcagaaACTCTGTGATAGTCCTGGTTTTCtcaatttgcagatgaggaaaccaggctAGTGACCTAATTTCCCACAGCTAGTAGGAGCCAGAGCTGGGATTCAGCTCCAGACACCATTTCTCTGCCTCATGAAGGTCATCTAGATACCACACGCTACTAGTTACTAactaaagaatgagaaaagtttGCATGTTATTAAACATATAAAGTTTTGATAgcaattaaagaaataagaaaccagCTTTGACACACCACA
This genomic interval carries:
- the CIDEA gene encoding cell death activator CIDE-A isoform X2, producing MGSQTKRVLLTPLMHSARPFRVSNHDRSSRRGVMASSLKELLSKTLDALLITSGLVTLVLEEDGTMVDTEEFFQTLGDNTHFMILEKGQKWTPSSTYVPTRQQPKKSGIARVTFDLYKLSPKDVIGCLNVKATMYEMYSVSYDFRCTGLKALLRSLLRFLSHAAQVTGHFLIYTGKHMLRVLGDTEEQTSPRLHSRQKFRVA
- the CIDEA gene encoding cell death activator CIDE-A isoform X1, which gives rise to METARDYAGALIRPLTFMGSQTKRVLLTPLMHSARPFRVSNHDRSSRRGVMASSLKELLSKTLDALLITSGLVTLVLEEDGTMVDTEEFFQTLGDNTHFMILEKGQKWTPSSTYVPTRQQPKKSGIARVTFDLYKLSPKDVIGCLNVKATMYEMYSVSYDFRCTGLKALLRSLLRFLSHAAQVTGHFLIYTGKHMLRVLGDTEEQTSPRLHSRQKFRVA